Proteins co-encoded in one Enterobacter sp. R4-368 genomic window:
- the dapB gene encoding 4-hydroxy-tetrahydrodipicolinate reductase yields MHDAPIRVAIAGAGGRMGRQLIQAALAMDGVELGAALEREGSSLLGSDAGELAGAAKTGVTVQSSLEAVKEDFDVFIDFTRPEGTLTHLAFCRQHRKGMVIGTTGFDDAGKQAITEAAQDIAIVFAANFSVGVNVMLKLLEKAAKVMGEYTDIEIIEAHHRYKVDAPSGTALAMGEAIAGALNKDLKTCAVYAREGHTGERVPGTIGFATVRAGDIVGEHTAMFADIGERVEITHKASSRMTFANGAVRSALWLKGKSNGLFDMRDVLDLNNL; encoded by the coding sequence ATGCATGATGCACCAATCCGCGTAGCCATCGCGGGCGCTGGCGGGCGTATGGGCCGCCAGCTGATTCAGGCGGCACTGGCAATGGATGGCGTCGAACTTGGCGCGGCGCTGGAGCGCGAAGGTTCTTCTCTGCTGGGAAGCGACGCAGGTGAACTGGCGGGCGCGGCGAAAACCGGTGTGACCGTGCAGAGCAGCCTTGAGGCGGTGAAAGAGGATTTCGATGTCTTTATCGATTTTACCCGCCCGGAAGGCACGCTGACGCACCTGGCTTTCTGTCGGCAGCACCGTAAAGGAATGGTAATTGGCACTACCGGTTTTGATGACGCGGGCAAGCAGGCCATTACCGAAGCGGCACAAGATATCGCCATTGTTTTTGCTGCCAACTTTAGCGTTGGCGTCAATGTCATGCTGAAGCTGCTGGAGAAAGCGGCGAAAGTTATGGGTGAGTATACCGATATCGAAATTATCGAAGCGCACCATCGCTACAAAGTCGATGCTCCGTCAGGAACGGCGCTGGCGATGGGCGAGGCGATTGCCGGTGCACTGAATAAAGATTTAAAAACGTGTGCCGTTTATGCGCGTGAAGGGCATACCGGCGAGCGTGTTCCCGGCACGATTGGCTTTGCCACGGTGCGAGCAGGCGACATCGTCGGCGAACATACAGCGATGTTCGCCGATATTGGCGAACGTGTTGAAATCACACATAAAGCCTCCAGTCGCATGACTTTTGCCAATGGCGCGGTTCGTTCTGCTTTATGGCTAAAAGGAAAGAGTAATGGCCTTTTTGATATGCGAGACGTGCTTGATCTCAACAATTTATAA
- the ispH gene encoding 4-hydroxy-3-methylbut-2-enyl diphosphate reductase: MQILLANPRGFCAGVDRAISIVENALALYGAPIYVRHEVVHNRYVVDSLRERGAIFIEQISEVPDGAILIFSAHGVSQAVRNEAKSRDLTVFDATCPLVTKVHMEVARASRRGEEAILIGHAGHPEVEGTMGQYSNPKGGMYLVESPEDVDMLDIKDAGKLSFMTQTTLSVDDTSDVIDALRARFPQIVGPRKDDICYATTNRQEAVRALAEQAEVVLVVGSKNSSNSNRLAELAQRMGKAAYLIDDASDIQEAWVKGINCVGVTAGASAPDILVQNVIVRLQELGGGEAIPLEGREENIVFEVPKELRVDVREVE, encoded by the coding sequence ATGCAGATCCTGTTGGCTAACCCGCGCGGTTTTTGCGCCGGCGTTGACCGCGCTATCAGCATTGTTGAAAACGCGCTGGCTCTCTACGGCGCACCGATTTATGTGCGCCATGAAGTGGTGCACAACCGCTATGTTGTCGATAGCCTGCGTGAACGTGGCGCAATCTTTATTGAGCAAATCAGCGAAGTGCCGGATGGCGCGATCCTGATTTTCTCCGCCCACGGCGTCTCTCAGGCGGTGCGTAACGAAGCGAAAAGCCGCGATTTGACCGTCTTTGACGCTACCTGCCCGCTGGTCACCAAAGTGCATATGGAAGTGGCACGCGCCAGCCGCCGCGGCGAAGAAGCGATTCTGATCGGTCACGCCGGTCACCCGGAAGTGGAAGGCACCATGGGCCAGTACAGCAACCCGAAAGGGGGAATGTACCTGGTTGAATCGCCGGAAGATGTCGACATGCTGGATATCAAAGACGCGGGTAAACTGTCGTTTATGACGCAAACCACGCTCTCCGTGGACGATACGTCAGATGTGATTGACGCGCTGCGCGCGCGCTTCCCGCAGATTGTCGGCCCGCGCAAAGACGATATTTGCTACGCCACTACCAACCGGCAGGAAGCTGTGCGCGCGCTGGCGGAGCAGGCGGAAGTGGTGCTGGTGGTCGGTTCGAAAAACTCTTCTAACTCTAACCGTCTGGCCGAACTGGCACAGCGGATGGGGAAAGCGGCGTATCTCATCGACGACGCCTCTGATATTCAGGAGGCATGGGTAAAAGGCATTAACTGCGTGGGCGTCACCGCCGGGGCTTCCGCGCCGGATATCCTGGTGCAAAATGTTATTGTCCGCTTGCAGGAACTGGGCGGCGGCGAAGCGATCCCGCTGGAAGGGCGCGAAGAGAATATTGTCTTCGAAGTGCCGAAAGAGCTGCGGGTGGATGTTCGCGAAGTCGAATAA
- the rihC gene encoding ribonucleoside hydrolase RihC, producing the protein MRFPMILDTDPGIDDAVALAAALFAPQCDLKLITTVAGNVSLEKTTRNALQLLNFWHADIPLAQGAATPLLRPLYSAADVHGESGMDGYDFIEHQRQPLAVPAFQAIRDVLLASPEPVTLVTIGPLTNIALLLTHYPECQFNIRRLVMMGGSAGRGNFTPNAEFNIAIDPEAAARVFNSGLEIVMCGLDVTNRATLTPEYLATLPALNNTGKMLHALFSHYRSGSMETGLRMHDLCAIAWLARPELFTLKPCFVAVETQGQYTAGTTVVDIEGKLGRQSTAQVALEIDVEGFRNWVAEVLALAP; encoded by the coding sequence ATGCGTTTTCCCATGATTCTCGACACCGATCCCGGTATCGATGATGCCGTTGCCCTTGCCGCCGCGCTGTTCGCGCCGCAGTGCGATCTCAAACTTATCACCACCGTTGCCGGTAATGTTTCGCTGGAAAAAACCACCCGTAACGCGCTGCAACTGCTGAATTTCTGGCATGCGGATATCCCGCTGGCGCAGGGCGCGGCAACACCTCTGCTGCGGCCGTTGTACAGCGCCGCCGACGTACACGGCGAATCCGGCATGGATGGCTACGATTTTATTGAGCATCAGCGCCAGCCATTGGCTGTCCCTGCTTTTCAGGCAATCCGCGACGTACTGCTGGCTTCGCCGGAACCGGTAACGCTGGTCACTATCGGCCCGTTAACCAACATTGCGCTACTGTTGACGCACTACCCGGAGTGCCAGTTCAACATTCGCCGTCTGGTGATGATGGGGGGCTCTGCCGGGCGCGGCAATTTTACGCCCAATGCCGAATTTAATATCGCTATCGATCCCGAGGCCGCTGCGCGCGTGTTCAATAGCGGGCTGGAGATCGTGATGTGCGGGCTGGATGTGACCAACCGCGCAACGTTGACACCGGAATATCTGGCGACGCTGCCAGCGCTGAACAACACCGGCAAAATGTTACATGCGCTGTTTAGCCACTATCGCAGCGGCAGCATGGAGACCGGGCTGCGGATGCACGATCTCTGCGCTATCGCCTGGCTGGCTCGTCCGGAACTGTTTACGCTGAAACCCTGTTTTGTTGCCGTGGAGACTCAGGGGCAATATACCGCAGGAACAACGGTGGTGGATATTGAAGGCAAACTGGGGCGACAATCCACTGCACAGGTGGCGCTGGAAATCGACGTAGAGGGTTTTCGCAATTGGGTGGCCGAAGTGCTGGCGCTGGCACCTTAA
- the ileS gene encoding isoleucine--tRNA ligase: MSDYKSTLNLPETGFPMRGDLAKREPGMLARWTDDDLYGIIRAAKKGKKTFILHDGPPYANGSIHIGHSVNKILKDIIVKSKGLAGFDSPYVPGWDCHGLPIELKVEQEYGKPGEKFTAAEFRAKCREYAATQVDGQRKDFIRLGVLGDWSHPYLTMDFKTEANIIRALGKIIGNGHLLKGAKPVHWCVDCRSALAEAEVEYYDKTSPSIDVAFHAVDQDAVKAKFGAATVNGPISLVIWTTTPWTLPANRAISLSPEFDYALVQIDGQALILAKDLVDSVMKRIGVADYSVLGTVKGSELELMRFKHPFLDFDVPAILGDHVTLEAGTGAVHTAGGHGPDDYTISLKYGLEIANPVGPDGTYLPGTYPTLDGVNVFKANDLIVALLTEKGALLHVEKMQHSYPCCWRHKSPIIFRATPQWFVSMDQKGLRAQSLSEIKSVQWIPDWGQARIESMVANRPDWCISRQRTWGVPMSLFVHKDTEELHPRTLELIEAVAKRVEVDGIQAWWDLDPRDIMGDDADNYVKVPDTLDVWFDSGSTHASVVDVRPEFAGHAADMYLEGSDQHRGWFMSSLMISTAMKGKAPYRQVLTHGFTVDGQGRKMSKSIGNTVSPQEVMNKLGADILRLWVASTDYTSEMAVSDEILKRAADSYRRIRNTARFLLANLNGFDPAKDMVKPEEMVVLDRWAVGCAKAAQEDIVKAYESYDFHEVVQRLMRFCSIEMGSFYLDIIKDRQYTAKADSVARRSCQTALYHICEALVRWMAPIMSFTADEIWGYLPGSREKYVFTGEWYEGLFGLADSEAMNDAFWDELLKVRGEVNKVIEQARADKKVGGSLEAAVTLFAEPELAAKLTALGTELRFVLLTSGAKVADYASASADAQQSELLKGLKVALSKAEGEKCPRCWHYTTDVGQVAEHADICGRCVSNVAGDGEKRKFA; encoded by the coding sequence ATGAGTGACTATAAATCTACCCTGAATTTGCCGGAAACAGGGTTCCCGATGCGCGGCGATCTCGCCAAGCGCGAACCGGGAATGCTGGCGCGTTGGACTGATGATGACCTGTACGGCATCATCCGTGCGGCGAAAAAAGGCAAAAAAACCTTCATTCTGCATGATGGCCCTCCATATGCGAATGGCAGCATTCATATTGGTCACTCGGTTAACAAAATTCTCAAAGACATTATTGTGAAGTCCAAAGGACTCGCAGGATTTGACTCGCCTTATGTTCCGGGGTGGGATTGCCACGGTCTGCCGATCGAGCTGAAAGTAGAGCAGGAATATGGCAAACCGGGTGAGAAGTTTACCGCCGCCGAATTCCGCGCTAAATGCCGCGAGTACGCCGCCACGCAGGTTGATGGCCAGCGTAAAGACTTTATCCGCCTTGGCGTATTGGGCGACTGGTCGCACCCTTACCTGACCATGGATTTCAAAACCGAAGCCAATATCATTCGCGCGCTCGGTAAAATCATCGGCAACGGTCATCTGCTGAAAGGTGCCAAACCGGTGCACTGGTGCGTCGACTGCCGTTCCGCACTGGCGGAAGCGGAAGTGGAGTACTACGACAAAACCTCCCCGTCTATTGATGTCGCGTTCCACGCGGTCGACCAGGACGCAGTGAAAGCTAAATTTGGTGCCGCTACCGTTAATGGTCCAATCTCGCTGGTTATCTGGACCACCACGCCATGGACGCTGCCTGCGAACCGCGCAATTTCTCTTTCTCCGGAGTTTGACTATGCGCTGGTGCAGATTGACGGTCAGGCGCTGATCCTGGCGAAAGATCTGGTCGATAGCGTGATGAAACGCATCGGCGTTGCTGATTATTCGGTGCTGGGTACGGTAAAAGGTTCTGAACTGGAACTGATGCGCTTTAAGCACCCGTTCCTCGACTTCGACGTTCCGGCGATCCTTGGCGATCACGTCACGCTGGAAGCCGGTACCGGCGCGGTGCATACCGCAGGTGGTCACGGTCCGGATGACTATACCATTAGCCTGAAATACGGTCTGGAGATTGCCAACCCGGTTGGCCCGGATGGTACATATCTGCCGGGGACTTATCCGACGCTGGATGGCGTTAACGTCTTTAAAGCGAACGATCTCATCGTGGCGCTGCTGACTGAAAAAGGCGCGCTGCTGCACGTTGAAAAAATGCAGCACAGCTACCCGTGCTGCTGGCGTCACAAGTCGCCGATCATCTTCCGCGCGACGCCGCAGTGGTTCGTTAGCATGGATCAGAAAGGGCTGCGCGCGCAGTCGCTGAGTGAAATCAAAAGCGTGCAGTGGATCCCGGACTGGGGCCAGGCGCGTATCGAATCGATGGTTGCTAACCGCCCGGACTGGTGTATTTCTCGCCAGCGCACCTGGGGTGTGCCGATGTCGCTGTTCGTGCATAAAGATACCGAAGAGCTGCACCCGCGCACGCTGGAATTGATTGAAGCCGTCGCCAAACGCGTTGAAGTTGACGGTATTCAGGCATGGTGGGATCTCGACCCGCGCGACATCATGGGTGACGATGCCGACAACTATGTGAAAGTGCCGGATACGCTGGACGTCTGGTTTGACTCCGGCTCAACCCACGCCTCTGTTGTCGATGTGCGCCCGGAATTCGCCGGCCATGCAGCAGATATGTATCTGGAAGGTTCGGATCAGCATCGCGGCTGGTTTATGTCCTCGCTGATGATCTCCACAGCGATGAAAGGCAAAGCGCCGTACCGCCAGGTGTTAACGCACGGCTTCACCGTTGATGGTCAGGGACGCAAAATGTCCAAATCCATCGGCAACACCGTTTCACCACAGGAAGTGATGAACAAACTCGGCGCGGATATTCTGCGTCTGTGGGTAGCCTCTACTGACTATACCAGTGAGATGGCGGTTTCCGATGAGATCCTGAAACGTGCTGCCGACAGCTATCGCCGTATCCGTAACACCGCGCGCTTCCTGCTGGCGAACCTGAACGGTTTCGATCCGGCAAAAGACATGGTGAAACCGGAAGAGATGGTGGTGCTGGATCGCTGGGCCGTTGGCTGCGCGAAAGCAGCACAAGAAGACATCGTTAAAGCCTACGAATCCTATGACTTCCATGAAGTGGTACAGCGCCTGATGCGCTTCTGCTCTATCGAAATGGGTTCGTTCTATCTCGACATCATCAAAGACCGCCAGTACACCGCGAAAGCGGACAGCGTGGCGCGCCGTAGCTGCCAGACCGCGCTGTATCACATCTGTGAAGCACTGGTGCGCTGGATGGCGCCGATCATGTCTTTCACCGCTGATGAGATCTGGGGTTATCTGCCAGGTTCCCGCGAGAAATATGTGTTCACCGGTGAATGGTATGAAGGTTTGTTTGGCCTGGCTGACAGCGAAGCAATGAACGATGCCTTCTGGGATGAGCTGCTGAAAGTGCGTGGCGAAGTGAACAAGGTTATCGAGCAGGCGCGCGCCGACAAGAAAGTTGGTGGGTCGCTGGAAGCGGCGGTGACGCTGTTTGCCGAGCCGGAACTGGCAGCGAAGCTGACGGCGTTGGGCACGGAATTGCGATTTGTCCTGTTGACCTCCGGCGCAAAAGTTGCGGATTATGCCAGCGCTTCTGCGGATGCACAGCAGAGCGAGCTGCTCAAAGGGCTGAAAGTCGCATTGAGCAAAGCCGAAGGTGAGAAATGCCCGCGCTGCTGGCATTACACCACCGATGTCGGTCAGGTGGCGGAACACGCAGATATTTGCGGACGCTGTGTAAGCAACGTCGCCGGTGACGGCGAAAAACGTAAGTTTGCCTGA
- the fkpB gene encoding FKBP-type peptidyl-prolyl cis-trans isomerase yields the protein MSKSVQSDSAVLVHFTLKLEDGSLAESTRNNGKPALFRLGDGSLSEGLEQHLLGLKAGEKKVFSLEPDAAFGTPSPDLIQYFSRREFMDAGEPEVGAIMLFTAMDGSEMPGVIREVNGDSITVDFNHPLAGRTVHFDIDVLEVDPALEETNADPVG from the coding sequence ATGTCTAAATCCGTACAGAGCGATAGCGCGGTGCTGGTGCACTTCACGCTTAAGCTCGAAGATGGCTCTCTTGCCGAGTCAACCCGCAACAATGGCAAACCGGCGCTGTTTCGCCTTGGCGACGGTTCACTCTCCGAAGGACTGGAACAACATCTGCTTGGCCTGAAAGCCGGGGAAAAAAAAGTCTTTTCTCTGGAGCCAGACGCCGCATTCGGCACGCCGAGCCCGGATCTGATTCAGTACTTCTCGCGCCGTGAATTTATGGATGCCGGTGAGCCGGAAGTCGGTGCGATTATGCTCTTTACCGCAATGGACGGCAGCGAAATGCCGGGCGTGATCCGTGAAGTCAACGGCGATTCGATTACCGTCGATTTCAACCATCCGCTGGCGGGCAGAACGGTTCATTTTGATATCGACGTGCTGGAAGTTGATCCGGCACTGGAGGAGACAAATGCAGATCCTGTTGGCTAA
- the nhaR gene encoding transcriptional activator NhaR, producing MSYINYNHLYYFWHVYREGSVVGAAEALFLTPQTITGQIKALEDRLQGKLFKRKGRGLEPTELGALVFRYADKMFTLSQEMLDIINYRKESNLLFDVGVADALSKRLVSGILDAVVQDGEQIHLRCFESTHELLLEQLSQHQLDMIISDCPIDSTQQEGLFSVKIGECSVSFWCSDSTLKKPFPACLEERRLLIPGRRSMLGRKLLNWFNAQGLQVEILGEFDDAALMKAFGAAHNAIFVAPTLYADDFYADDRMVEIGRVENVMEEYHAIFAERMIQHPAVQRICNRDYAALFTPAQK from the coding sequence ATGTCGTACATAAATTACAATCATCTCTATTACTTCTGGCATGTCTATCGGGAAGGCTCCGTCGTTGGTGCGGCGGAGGCGCTCTTCCTGACGCCACAAACTATCACCGGGCAGATCAAAGCGCTCGAGGATCGCTTACAGGGCAAGCTTTTCAAGCGTAAAGGAAGGGGACTGGAACCCACCGAGCTGGGGGCGCTGGTTTTCCGTTACGCCGATAAAATGTTTACCCTGAGCCAGGAGATGCTCGACATCATTAACTACCGCAAAGAGTCGAACCTGCTGTTTGATGTCGGCGTCGCCGATGCGCTCTCGAAAAGGCTGGTAAGCGGTATTCTCGATGCGGTTGTACAGGATGGGGAGCAGATTCACTTACGCTGTTTTGAATCCACCCATGAATTGCTGCTGGAACAGTTGAGCCAGCATCAGCTTGATATGATTATCTCCGACTGCCCTATCGATTCCACGCAGCAGGAAGGGCTGTTTTCAGTAAAAATTGGCGAGTGTAGCGTCAGTTTCTGGTGCAGTGATTCGACGCTCAAAAAACCGTTTCCGGCTTGCCTGGAAGAAAGACGCCTGTTAATACCCGGTCGGCGTTCAATGCTTGGTCGTAAGCTGCTGAACTGGTTTAACGCGCAGGGATTGCAGGTAGAAATATTGGGTGAGTTTGATGATGCGGCGCTGATGAAAGCCTTTGGCGCGGCGCATAACGCCATTTTTGTTGCACCGACGTTATATGCGGATGACTTCTATGCTGACGATCGCATGGTAGAAATCGGTCGGGTGGAAAACGTGATGGAGGAGTACCACGCTATTTTCGCAGAACGGATGATTCAGCATCCGGCGGTACAACGCATCTGCAATCGGGATTACGCCGCGCTTTTTACGCCAGCGCAGAAATAA
- the ribF gene encoding bifunctional riboflavin kinase/FAD synthetase, with the protein MKLIRGIHNLSQAPHGCVLTIGNFDGVHRGHQALLQGLGAEGRARGLPVVVMIFEPQPLELFAGEKAPARLTRLREKLRLLADCGVDYVLCVRFDRRFAALTAQTFVSDLLVERLGVKFLAVGDDFRFGAGRQGDFLLLQKAGEKYGFSVTSTQTFCQGGVRVSSTAVRQALAEDNLELAANLLGHPFTISGRVVHGDELGRTIGFPTANLPLRRQVSPVKGVYAVEVAGLGDAVLPGVANIGTRPTVAGVRQQLEVHLLDVVMDLYGRHIDVVLRKKLRNEQRFASLDELKAQIARDEVAARDFFGLSKPAS; encoded by the coding sequence ATGAAGCTGATACGCGGCATACATAATCTCAGCCAGGCACCGCATGGGTGTGTGCTGACTATTGGTAATTTCGATGGTGTGCATCGTGGCCATCAGGCGCTATTACAAGGGCTTGGCGCTGAAGGGCGTGCCCGTGGCCTGCCGGTGGTCGTGATGATTTTTGAGCCGCAGCCGCTGGAATTGTTCGCCGGGGAAAAAGCCCCTGCGCGGCTGACCCGCCTGCGCGAAAAGCTGCGCTTGCTGGCCGATTGCGGTGTGGACTACGTACTCTGCGTGCGCTTCGATCGCCGTTTTGCGGCGCTCACCGCACAAACGTTTGTCAGCGATTTGCTGGTTGAACGCCTTGGAGTGAAATTCCTCGCAGTCGGCGATGATTTCCGTTTTGGCGCTGGTCGCCAGGGGGATTTCTTGTTATTACAGAAGGCCGGTGAAAAGTACGGTTTCAGCGTCACCAGCACGCAAACTTTCTGCCAGGGCGGCGTGCGTGTTAGCAGCACGGCAGTGCGTCAGGCGCTGGCGGAAGATAACCTGGAACTGGCTGCAAATTTACTGGGTCACCCCTTTACCATTTCCGGGCGCGTTGTGCACGGTGATGAACTGGGGCGCACCATTGGTTTCCCGACGGCGAATTTACCGCTGCGCCGTCAGGTCTCCCCGGTCAAAGGGGTATATGCGGTCGAAGTGGCTGGACTGGGCGATGCTGTCCTTCCCGGCGTTGCCAATATTGGTACTCGCCCAACGGTCGCGGGTGTGCGCCAGCAGCTGGAAGTGCATTTGCTTGACGTTGTAATGGACCTCTACGGGCGCCATATAGATGTAGTACTGCGTAAAAAATTACGCAACGAACAGCGATTTGCCTCGCTTGACGAACTGAAAGCGCAAATCGCCCGAGATGAGGTAGCGGCCCGCGACTTTTTTGGGCTATCTAAACCGGCTTCTTAA
- the lspA gene encoding signal peptidase II, with the protein MSKSISSTGLRWLWLVVVVLIIDLGSKYLILQNFALGDTVSLFPSLNLHYARNYGAAFSFLADSGGWQRWFFAGIAIGICVVLAVLMYRAKASQKLNNIAYALIIGGALGNLFDRLWHGFVVDMIDFYMGDWHFATFNLADTAICIGAALIVLEGFLPSTVAKKQA; encoded by the coding sequence ATGAGTAAATCGATCTCTTCAACAGGGCTGCGCTGGCTGTGGCTGGTGGTGGTCGTGCTGATTATCGATCTGGGCAGCAAATACCTGATCCTCCAGAACTTTGCTCTGGGGGATACGGTGTCGCTGTTCCCGTCGCTTAATTTGCACTACGCGCGTAATTATGGCGCGGCATTCAGTTTTCTGGCGGACAGCGGCGGCTGGCAGCGCTGGTTCTTCGCGGGTATCGCTATCGGTATCTGCGTGGTGCTGGCGGTGCTGATGTATCGCGCTAAAGCCTCGCAAAAACTGAACAATATCGCCTATGCGCTGATTATTGGCGGCGCGCTGGGTAATCTGTTTGATCGTCTGTGGCATGGCTTTGTCGTCGATATGATCGATTTTTATATGGGCGACTGGCATTTTGCTACCTTTAACCTTGCCGATACCGCAATTTGTATTGGCGCGGCGCTGATTGTGCTGGAAGGTTTCCTGCCCTCAACGGTCGCGAAGAAACAAGCATAA
- the rpsT gene encoding 30S ribosomal protein S20, whose protein sequence is MANIKSAKKRAVQSEKARKHNASRRSMMRTFIKKVYAAIEAGDKAAAQNAFNEMQPIVDRQAAKGLIHKNKAARHKANLTAQINKLA, encoded by the coding sequence TTGGCTAATATCAAATCAGCTAAGAAGCGCGCCGTTCAGTCTGAAAAGGCTCGCAAGCACAACGCTAGCCGCCGTTCAATGATGCGTACTTTCATCAAGAAAGTATACGCAGCAATTGAAGCTGGCGACAAAGCCGCTGCGCAGAATGCATTTAACGAAATGCAACCGATCGTGGATCGTCAGGCCGCTAAAGGTCTGATCCACAAAAACAAAGCAGCGCGTCATAAGGCTAACCTGACCGCGCAGATCAACAAACTGGCTTAA